A region of the Phaseolus vulgaris cultivar G19833 chromosome 11, P. vulgaris v2.0, whole genome shotgun sequence genome:
CCTGCTCGATTATCTGGCGGCGACGCCTTGTGCTGACGACGCCCTGTTCTAGTGACACCTTATCTTGGCATCACTATCTTGTCGATGCCTTGTCTTAGCGgtgccttatcttggcgacacTTTATCTTGGCAGCGCCTTATCTTGGCATCGTCTAATCTTGGCAACGCATGGTATTGGCGACgactcatcttggcgacgcctcaagtTTTCGTCTTCGTTTCTTTAACCTTTGATCTTATACACAAACGAGAGAAAAGCTAGAGCAAAAATATCTTGAACTTCtcctttctttatttgggtgacctcattaaaaaaccccgggagggaaaaagagtgtcccctttacaaacgTCAACTGAAATAacatcaactgaaataaaactttaaattcgccgcattccagctgcgtgggatggggcccccttctaaagtctctagcttatacgaaccattccctttggcctcggttatcctgaacggtccagtccacttgggagacaacttgttttctaattcgtaggggtgggccttcctcatgaccagatcACCAACCTGGAACTGTCGCAGTTTCACCTGGGAGCTGTACTGATGCTCCACCCTTCTTTTCACGGCCTCAACCTTGATTTTCGCTTCTTCTCTAGCTTCATCTatcaggtccaggttcaccctccattcttcgttggactcttctgCTACAAAACCCAAGAAACGGGGCGAGCTCTCGTGGATCTCCgctggaatcatggcgtctgctCCATACACTAAGTTGAAGGGCGCCTCGATGGTggaggattgaggcgtggtgtggttaGCTcgtacgatccttggtacttcatCTGCGGGCGAGGCCTTTCCGTGTGCTCCTTCTATCAGCGAGGCCTCGCCGTTTTTTCCTTCTGTATGTGCGTCTTCCATAGGCGTCGCCCCTAAGGTGGCTTCGACTGGCGTGGACTCtgcgggcgtcgcctcttccaatGATTCTAAttttgttccggccggttgacctgggacgtctttgtgcgcaacctcacccgtaagctagggactccttcccactggttacctgtggattcctgcaaagaaggacaaaagggcgccctagcggccgtttgcactccgacgctcaagtcagctagcaagaaacaccaaaattctacacctccgtatcggagcaccgtgactggcactctgaaggtggtcaaatgaaactgtgtattgtgtatctTTTTTTCCCTTTGGCAAACAACCACTCTCTTTCTAGTCCTTGTGCGTGgtctcaagactcgagcaagcaactagaatGTACTCTCGGAAAGTTTGCACTctccaaccccgtttccaacattcaaggcgctatttaaactactctgGCATTCAAAgcaccttaaagcgcatttaattataaaacgtccagcgcatttaagacgttcaaaccacttgggagcatttataatACCTTAAatgctcgaaacgtaaactgtgttaaataactttaattaccttgtacctgacaagatgacgtttctattctgacttggctgttgtgcacgtggagggcctcataGCGCTGTGACCCCATATGAgggtatttcctcgtgtgagtcctcctacctgggagtgcacctgcgcaaggggtgactttttgggtgccaactcatgcccctaAACcactagtcactcactttgagagcgtatctaccttcctctcgtaccctgcacctggctgccCCCGGGCGTGACCCTCTtcatgagtcgtatctaccCAGGGGTgtctctggggcggcatgggcgcttcacgagtcaggctgctctacactggcgctattactatggccttgaagccacctttctcttctcttcattgtcgccccgggttatcggggtttgaggcctccccacggcgttGCTCCCTCTATGGtgtttcctacccatgggtatcgaggagcaacactgtgattgccttgcttttgtgacatttgaccttggcgacgccctagctggacgacgccttgacttggcgatgccttcacctaggcgacgccataccttggcgacgcttcctctcggcgacgtcctgccttggcgatgcttgcacttggcgtctcctcacctaggcgacaccttatgttgactttgaccttgactttgtcaacgcccggatacgggacggtacaaattCTATAGGTGAATCTGAGACAGGGGGTCGCTCAATCACCATGACTacgcctctctttgtttttaaactattctcatagcactttcggGCCTCTTCttggtctgacttgatgactatcaccttgccgctaaggtctggcaacttcatcttcatgtggcgtgtggaggacaccgccctTAATCTGTTCAAGGCGGGTCTGCCTAACAAAATGTTATAAGCTGAGTTggcgttaaccaccaagtaccggatgctttcgatACGTGACGCcgttccatcagtgaacgtcgtcctcagctccaagtagccACGTACCTCTACCGGGTTATCTGCAAAtccatacaagcatccagtatagggtctcaataggtcaggggataactgtagcttgttgaaggtcgtccaaaacatgacatctgcgGAACTAccctggtcgacgagaaccctatgtacctttcttcccgctgtgactaccgaaatgaccaccgggtcattgtcatgtgggacGACATCCTGCAGGTCAGCTCTTGTGAAAACGACGTCTAACTCCCACAGGTCGTCCGAAAATTCTTCTGCAACCAAGTTTACTGACCTTACGTATTTCTTTCGTTGAGAGACAGTGGGTCCTCCCCCGGAAAAGCCGCCAgagatggtgtgcacttctccgTGAGTTGGGACTTCATGCGCTTGACTTTCCTCTGGCGCCGCCGCATCTGGGGTCGCAGTGGATCCAACGAGATAATCCTTcaagaaaccattcttcacaagctcatccaactgatatcCCAGCGCTAAGCAGTTGTTAATGTGGTGCCCAAatgcctcgtgaaattcgcaccatgattccttgtgaggtcccagtATTTTGTCGGACTTCACTGGTGGCCTCAGCCTGTCAGCTATATTGGGCACAACGTTGAGGTCTTTGAGTTCCACTACAAAGTTGTGCCTTAGTggtctatttccctctctcctCCCTTCTGCCCGACCCCTAGGCTGGGTCTTCCTTGTCTTGTAGGTGCGCTTCCTatctaggtttcttctctctgtGGCAGCTTCGTGAACCCTAGCGGGTTGCGTTCGTATTTGCGCTTTTGGTCGCGCAGGCGCAGCTGTCGTGCACTTCTCATACGCCTCGCCCTTTGAGGCAATGTGTTCTACTGCTCGACGCCTTACCTCAACAAAGGTCTTGGGGCGGCTGCGGTTAAGCGATTTACTAAAAGATCCAGGACACACCCCCTTCctaaatgcgtacacgatcatgggctcgtctgtggtacccaccttcaccacctgtgccccaaagcggcttatgtactcttttAGGGTTTCCCCTTGGTATTGCTTTACGTCGAAAAGGTCATACGAAACTGGGGTtggggccctgttggctagatactgctctctgaatagtCGTGAGAGCTGTGCAAAGgacgtgatgtgaccctctgggaggctgatgaaccaatccatagccatcctaGTCAACGtactcataaagagcttgcaccttacggcaTCAGAACCACCAACCAACATCATTTGTGTGTGGAACACAGTGAGGTgggcctcaggatcctccatccctgtgaaggtaaccttgggccccgtgaacgtgttggggatcgctGTCTCTAGGATCGCCTGTAAGAATGGTGTTGTGAATTCTCTAGGTGGGGAGGCAGTCTCAGGCTCGTCTACATCGCACCACCCACGGCGTAACTCCTCGTTGGCACGGTGGAGCTCATCATTTCTCGCCTGAGAGGCTGCGAGGTCCGTCTGCATGCGCTCTTGTTCCGCTTTAGATGCTGCCATTGCttcctgcagccc
Encoded here:
- the LOC137836619 gene encoding uncharacterized protein, whose amino-acid sequence is MRPARSRSEEMTMQQLAGMMQGLQEAMAASKAEQERMQTDLAASQARNDELHRANEELRRGWCDVDEPETASPPREFTTPFLQAILETAIPNTFTGPKVTFTGMEDPEAHLTVFHTQMMLVGGSDAVRCKLFMSTLTRMAMDWFISLPEGHITSFAQLSRLFREQYLANRAPTPVSYDLFDVKQYQGETLKEYISRFGAQVVKVGTTDEPMIVYAFRKGVCPGSFSKSLNRSRPKTFVEVRRRAVEHIASKGEAYEKCTTAAPARPKAQIRTQPARVHEAATERRNLDRKRTYKTRKTQPRGRAEGRREGNRPLRHNFVVELKDLNVVPNIADRLRPPVKSDKILGPHKESWCEFHEAFGHHINNCLALGYQLDELVKNGFLKDYLVGSTATPDAAAPEESQAHEVPTHGEVHTISGGFSGGGPTVSQRKKYVRSVNLVAEEFSDDLWELDVVFTRADLQDVVPHDNDPVVISVVTAGRKVHRVLVDQGSSADVMFWTTFNKLQLSPDLLRPYTGCLYGFADNPVEVRGYLELRTTFTDGTASRIESIRYLVVNANSAYNILLGRPALNRLRAVSSTRHMKMKLPDLSGKVIVIKSDQEEARKCYENSLKTKRGVVMVIERPPVSDSPIEFVPSRIRALTKSRSKST